The Streptomyces collinus DNA segment GGGCAGCGCCAGCGCGTCGCGATCGCCCGGGCGCTGTCCCTGGACCCGGACCTGGTCGTGGCGGACGAGCCGACGAGCGCCCTGGACGTGTCGGTCCGGGCGCAGATCCTCAACCTCCTCCTCGACCTGAAGGAACGCCTGGGCCTGGCCCTGGTGTTCGTCTCGCACGACATCCAGACGGTACGGCGGATGAGCGACCGGGTGATCACCATGTACCTGGGCCGGATCGTGGAGGAGACCCCGGCCGCCCTGGTCACCGACCGGGCCCGGCACCCGTACACCCGGGCCCTGTTCTCGGCCACGCCCGGCCTGCTCCACCCGGTCGACCCGATCCCGCTGGCCGGCCCGGTCCCGTCGGCGACCCGCCCGCCGAGCGGCTGCCCGTTCCGCACCCGCTGCTGGAAGGCGGACGGGACGTGCGCGGAGCGAATGCCGGGTTTCTCCGCCGCGTCGGCGCCCTCGCACCGCTTCCGCTGCCACCATCCTGTCCGGGAGGACGAGTCGACCCGTGACCTCGTCCACCGGCGCGATCCGATGGAGGCCCCATGACGTTCACCCCGCTGACCGGTGTCATCCCGCCCGTGTGCACGCCCCTGACACCGGACGGCGAGGTGGACGTTCCCTCGCTGCTCAGGCTCGTCGACCATCTGGTGGCCGGCGGGGTGCGCGGTCTGTTCGTGCTCGGCTCGACCTCGGAGGCCGCGTTCCTGCCGGACCGGCAGCGCCGGCTGGTCGTCGAGTCGGTGACGGGGCACGTCGGCGGGCAGCTGCCGGTGCTGGCCGGGGCGATCGACATGACGACGCCCCGGGTCCTGGACCACGTGGCGTCGGTGACGGCGGCGGGCGCGGACGCGGTCGTCGTCACGGCCCCGTTCTACACCCGCACCCACCCGGCGGAGATCGCCCGCCACTACCGCGCGGTCGCCGCGGCGAGCCCGGTCCCGGTGATCGCCTACGACCTTCCCGTCGCCGTCCACACGAAGCTGCCGGCCGACGTGGTGCTGGAGCTGGCCGCCGACGGCGTGGTGGCCGGGCTCAAGGACTCCAGCGGCGATCTGGCCGCCTTCCGGCAGGTCGTGACCGGCGTGCGGGAACGCCGGGGCATCACCGGCTTCAGCGTGCTGACCGGCTCCGAGCTGATCGTCGACGCGGCCCTCGCGATCGGCGCGGACGGCACGGTGCCGGGCCTGGGCAACGTCGACCCGCACGGCTACGTCCGCCTGGACGGCCTGTGCCGCGCCGGGGACTGGGAGGGGGCCCGTGCCGAACAGGAGCGCCTGTGTGCTCTGTTCGGCATGGTGAGCGTCGGTGACCCGGCCCGGATGGGCCCGAACTCCTCAGCGATCGGCGCCTTCAAGGCCGCGCTGCACCTGCGCGGCGTGATCGACTGCCCGGCGACGGCCCAGCCGCAGATCCCGCTGTCCCCGGACGAGGTGGAGCAGGTGGGCAAGCACCTGGCGGCGGCGGGGCTGCTGTAGAACCCTCCCGCCCGTCAGACGCTGCCCGGTGTCACCATGCCCGACTCGTAGGCGACGATGACCAGTTGGGCCCGGTCCCGTACCGCGAGCTTGCCCATGATGCGGCTGACGTGGGTCTTCGCGGTGAGCGGGCTCAGGCCCAGCGCGTCGGCGATCTCCGTGTTGTTGAGGCCGCGCGCGACCAGCGCGAGCACCTCCCGCTCCCGGCCGGACAGGCACTCGGGCCCGCCGGTCGCCGGCGCGGAGGGGCTGCGCAGGAACCGCTCGATCAGCCGTGCGGTGGGTCCGGGCGACAGCAGGGAGTCCCCGGCGGCGACCGTGCGGATGGCGTCGAGGAGTTCGGCCGGCCTGGTGTCCTTGACCAGGAACCCGGAGGCGCCGGCGCGCAGCGCGTCGACGATGTTCTCGTCGGTGTCGTAGGTGGTGAGGACGAGCACCCGGACGCCCGCGAGATCCTCGTCGGCGGCGATGAGCCGGGTCGCCTCGATGCCGTCCAGGTCGGGCATGCGGATGTCCATCACCACCAGGTCGGGGCGTGCGCCGCGGGCCAGTTCCACGGCCTGCCGGCCGGTGGCGGCCCGGCCGACGACCTCCATGTCCCGGGCCGACTCCACGAGCATCGCGAACGCCTCCCGCACCAGCGTCTGATCGTCCGCGAGCAGCACCCGTATGGTCATCCGTCCCTCTCCCCCGTCGTGGTCAGCGGCAGGACCGCGGTGACCTCGAACCCGCCCCCGGTACGCGGTCCGGCGTCGAGTGTGCCACCGACGCTGCGGGCCCGCTCCCGCATGCCGACGAGCCCGAAGCCCGGTGTGCCGCCCCGGCCCGGGCCGGTGCCGTCGTCGCGGACCGACAGGTGCAGGACGCCCTGCCGCTCCGCCAGTTCGACCTGGACGGCCGGTCCGGGCCCCGCGTGCCGTACGGCGTTCGTCAGGGCCTCCTGCACGATGCGGTAGGCGGCGGCGCCCACGGCGGGCGGTGCCTGCCGTATCCGGACGGTCTGCTCGACCCGGGCACCGGCGAGCCGCGCGGCCTCCGCCAGGTCGGGCAGTCCGTCGAGGCCGGGCAGCGGGCCGCGGGCGTCCGGTGAGCCGTGCTCGCGCAGCACCTCCAGCGTGGTGCGGAGTTCACCGCGCGCGCTGCGGCAGGTCTCGGCGATGTCGTCGAGGGCCTTGGCAACCGTCTCCCGGTCGAGCCGCTCGGGGTCGGCCGACAGGACGTGGGCGGCGACGGAGGTCTGCACGCCGATGAGGGTGATGCTGTGGGCCAGCAGGTCGTGCAGGTCCCGGGCGATCCGCAGCCGCTCCTCGGCGACGCGCCGCCGGGCCTCCTCCTCGCGGGTGCGTTCGGCGCGTTCGGCGCGCTCCACGATGGAGGCGACGTACTGGCGGTAGAAGCGCACGTCGACCCCGCAGAACAGCACGGCGACGACCCAGCCGGAAGCCTTCAGCAGTCCCAGCGCCTCCTGCGCGCTGATGGTGAGCAGCACGCCCACCGCCATGGTGATGACGCCGATGCCGACCAGGACGGTGCGCAGCGGCCGGCCGGTGACGGCGACGGTGTACAGGGCGACGTAGGCGGCCTGGGTGGCCGCGGTGTGCGGGTAGTCGAGGAAGTGGTAGGGGAACACGCAGGTGATCACGGCGACCAGGACGAGCACCGGACGGCGGCGGCGCCACACCAGCGGCACGTGGGAGACGAGCAGCAAGGCCCAGCCAAGCGCGTCGGGCCTGCGGCCGTCGTCGACGAACAGCGCGAGAGCTGCGGCGACAACGGCCACCGAGACGGCGAGCAGCGCGTCGTTGCGCAGTGCGTGCGGGGCGGTCAGGGGGTCGCGGTTGATCGCGGCCATGATCCGCTCGGCGGACCGCGACCAGGTCGCCTGCGGGGTGGTGGGTGCCTGCACGGGCATCATCCTCGGCCAGGAAGGCGCCCCTCCGGGAGAGGAGGGACGCCGTCGGTCAGCGGACGTCGGCGGCCACCGGTTCCTGCTCCTTCTGCGGAACCGTCCGCTCCGGCGCGCGGGAGAGCCCGCCCGGCCACCACATCCGCCGCTTGAGCAGCACACTCGCCGTGGTCACCAGGTACGTACGCACCAGGAAGGTGTCCAGCAGGACCCCCACCGCGATGACGAACCCGAGTTCCACCAGCCCCACCATCGGTAGCGTCGTCAGCACCGCGAACGTCGCCGCGAGCACCACACCCGCGGAGGCGATGACCCCGCCGGTCGTCCGCAGGGCGGTGAGCGCCGCGGCCTCCGGCTCGGCTCCCCTTACGGACTCCTCCCGCATCCGGTGCATCAGGAAGATCCCGTAGTCCACCCCGAGGGCGACCAGGAACACGAAGGACAGCAGCCCGAGCCCGGGATCCGTCCCGCCGAACCCGAAGACCGGCTCGAACACCAGCCCTCCGATGCCGAGCGCCGCCCCCCAGACCGCGACCACCGCCGCCAGCAGCAGCAACGGCGCGACGAGACTGCGCAGCAGCCCGACCAGGATGACGAACACCGCGCCGAGCACCAGCGGCACGATCACCTTCCGGTCCCGCGCCTCGCTCGCGGACAGGTCGATCTGCTGTGCGCTGGGCCCGCCGACGTAGGCGCCCTCGGGGTCGATCCCGGCCCTCAGTGCCTCGATGGTGCGGGTCTCGGCCGGGGTCTCCGGAGCCGCCGTGGTGAAGACGGCGAGTTCGGTCCACCCCGCCCCGCTCCGCCCGGGAACCACCTCGGCGACCCCGTCGGTCGCCCGGGCCCGTTCGCCCACCGCCTCGGCCCGTTCCCGGGGCGCGATGACGGTCACGGGCCGGCTGCTGCGCTCGGGATACTCGCGTGCCAGCGTCTGCATGGCGGTGATGGACTCGGGCCGCTCGGTGAAGGAGTCCTCCTGCTTGATGCTTCCGGACAGATTCAGCGTGCCGAGGGCGAGCGCTCCGAGCAGGACGCCTCCGGTGACGAGCACGGTGACGGGCCGCCGTGTCGCCGAGGTGCCCATCGCGGCGAACAGCGACCGCCGGGCCTTCGGCTCGCTCCCGAACGCCGGGATCAGCGGCCAGAACACCCGCCGCCCCAGCAGGACGAGGACCGCCGGCAGCAGGGTCGTCATGGCGACCAGCGCGGCGAGCACCCCGACCATGCCGACCGGCCCCATGCCGCTGCTGCTGTTGAGGTCCGCGGCGAGCAGGCACAGCAGCCCGGCCGCGACGGTCCCCGAGGAGGCGAGGATGGCCGGCCCGCAGCCGCGCAGGGCGGTGCGCATGGCGTCGTACGGCCGCTCGTGGCGCCGCAGTTCCTCGCGGTAGCGGGAGATGAGAAGCAGCGCGTAGTCGGTGCCGGCGCCGAGGACGAGCACGGTCATCACGCCGCCGCTCTGGCCGGTGACGGTGACGTCGAACAGTTCGTGCAGCCCGTACCCGGCGGCCATCGCCACGGCGGCGGCGACCCCGGCCACGGCGAGCGGCACCAGCCACAGGAACGGGCTGCGGTAGATGAGGACGAGCAGCACGGTGACGACTCCGAGCGTGGCGAGCAGCAAGGTGGCGTCGAGCGTCTCGAACACCTTGTTCATGTCGGTGTTCAGCGCGCCGGGCCCGCCGACCTCGACGCTCAGCCCGCCGCCGCCGCCCGAGGCGATGTCCCGCACCCCGTCGACGAAGGCGTCCCGGGCCTCCTCGTCCTGGCCCGGCTGGGTGCTGGTGACGGGGTACATCAGGGTCGAGCCGTCCTTCGAGGGGATGCCCCGCGGCTCTCCCGTCAGGTCGTAGGCGCCGCTCACCTCGGCGATCTGCTCGTCGGCGGTGCGCCGGTCGGCGTCGGTCAGGCCGCCGTCCCGGTGGTAGACGAGCACCAGGTCGGTCGCCTCACCGCCCGGCAACTCGTCCTGGATCCGCGCCACCTGGGTGGAGTCGGCGCTGTCGGGCAGGTAGTCGACGGCGCGGTTCTGCTGGATGTCGGCGAACTTGCCCGCGAGCGGCCCGACCAGCACGAGCGCGGCGAGCCACAGCCCGACCACCGCCCAGGGCACGGCCCGCCTGCGCCCGGTACGCGTCCTTACGGCCCCCATGAGTCCGGCTCCCTCCGGTCGGGTGTCTGGATCGGTCTCCAGACTCCCGCCGGTCGGGTGCCGGTTCGTCGGGCGTGAGGTCGAATCGGGGCCTACTGCGAGGGGCGGTCCGGGGCTCGTGTTACTCCCCCGGGAGTAACGCCGGGGGCCCTACGAGGGCGTGCGCGCGGCCTCCGCCAGCAGCCGCGTGACGTCGTCCGAGCAGATGGTGAGCGCCGCCCCGACCGTCGCCAGTACGTCCCGCTCGGCGGGGGTGTAGGGCCCGTCCGCCAGGGCGATGCGGGCGCCCTGGAGCAGGATCGATTCGCGGCCGGCGCCGGCGAGGTGCGGGGCGAGAGGGTCCAGCGCCTCGTGCAGCTCTATGGCCAGCCCGGCTCCGCAGGGTTCGCCGGTGATCCGGCCGGTGTCCGCCTCCAGCGCCTCGACGAGCGCGGCCAGCTGCTCCTCCGTGCAGTCGTCGAAGCCGGCTGCGCGCACGGCGAGCACGGCGGCCTCCAGTGCCGTGCGGGAACCGGCGCCGCCCGCGGCCAGCACGGCGAGGGCGACGGTGTGCACGGCGTCGCGGAGCATCGCGGAGAAGCGGGTGGTGGTCGGGTGGTCGAGGACGTCGGTGCCGAAGTGGCGGCGGCAGGCCGCGCACTCCACGACCGGGCCGGTCTCGCCGCGCGGCAGCACGGGCAGGCCGAGCAGGGTGAAGCGGCGCTGTCCGGTCAGCCGCTGGTAGTTGCGGTCGCCGCCGCAGCCGGGGCAGAAGAACTCGCCGTCACCGGCGGCCGTCCACGCGGTGCGGGTGCCCAGGATGCGAGAAAGCCTGGCGGCATGGCCGTTTCGTCCCCGTCCTGGCAGCACGTCGCACCTCCGTCACGCCGCACGGCAACGTCGCCGTGCTTGCGTGATGTTAGCCACATCCAAGACGAGGAGTCAGCACCCCGGAGGAGACCTTTCCGTGACCTCCACAGACAATGGCCGGTATACGACGGGGCTCCACCCGCCGGACATCGGCGGACGGAGCCCCTGCGGCACCGGTGAGCGGCCTACGGCCGCGAACCCGTACGGCTGGTCAGCGAGCCGCGCGGTTGACGGCCGAGACGACCGCCTTCAGCGAGGCCCGCGTCGTGTTCGCGTCGATCCCGATGCCCCACAGGACCTTGTCGCCGATGGCGCATTCGATGTAGGAGGCGGCCTGCGCGGAGGCTCCCTCGCTCATCGTGTGCTCCTGGTAGTCCAGCAGGCGTACGTCGATGCCGACGGACTGCAGGGCGTCGAAGAAGGCCGAGATCGGACCGTTGCCGGAACCGGTCAGGACGGTGTCCTGGCCGTCGACCGTGGCCTCCACCTTCAGCGTGTCCACGCCGTCGGTGTCGGTGGTCGACTGGTTGTTCTTGACCTGGATCCGGCCCCACGGGTTCTCGGGGTTGGGCAGGTACTCGTCCCGGAAGACCGACCAGATGTCCTTCGGCGTGACCTCGCCGCCCTCGGCGTCCGTCTTGGCCTGGATGAGCTTGGAGAACTCGATCTGCATCCGGCGCGGCAGTTCCAGCTTGTGGTCGTTCTTCAGGACGTAGGCGATACCGCCCTTGCCGGACTGCGAGTTGACCCGGATGACCGCCTCGTAGGAGCGGCCGACGTCCTTGGGGTCGATGGGCAGGTAGGGGACGGCCCACTCGATGTCGTCGACGGTGACGCCCTTCGCGGCCGCGTCGGCCTCCATGGCGTCGAAGCCCTTCTTGATGGCGTCCTGGTGGGAGCCGGAGAAGGACGTGTAGACCAGGTCGCCCACGTACGGGTGGCGCGGGTGGACGTCCATCTGGTTGCAGTACTCCCACGTGCGACGGATCTCGTCGATGTCGGAGAAGTCGATCTGCGGGTCGACGCCCTGCGAGAACAGGTTCATGCCCAGGGTGACCAGGTCGACGTTGCCGGTGCGCTCGCCCTGCCCGAACAGGCAGCCCTCGACGCGGTCGGCGCCGGCCATCAGGGCCAGCTCGGCGGCGGCGACGGCGGTGCCGCGGTCGTTGTGGGGGTGGACCGACAGGCAGACGTGCTCGCGGCGGGAGAGGTTGCGGCCCATCCACTCGAAGCGGTCGGCGTGCGTGGAGGGCGTGGAGCGCTCGACGGTCGCCGGCAGGTTCAGGATGATCTCGCGGCCCGGGCCGGGCTGCCAGACGTCCATGACCGCCTCGCAGACCTCCAGCGCGAAGTCCAGCTCGGTGTCGGTGAAGATCTCGGGGCTGTACTGGTAGCCGAACTCGGTCTCGGGGCCCAGCAGCTTCTCGGCGTACTCCATGACCAGGCGGGTGCCGTCGACGGCGATCTGCTTGATGTCGTCCTTGGAGCCGCGGAAGACGACCCGGCGGAAGACGGGGGCCGTGGCGTTGTACAGGTGGACCGTGGCGCGCTTGGCGCCCTTCAGCGATTCCACCGTGCGCTCGATCAGGTCCTCGCGGGCCTGGGTCAGTACGGAGATGGTGACGTCGTCGGGGATCGCCCCGGGCTCCTCGATGATGGAGCGCACGAAGTCGAAGTCGGTCTGGCCGGAGGCGGGGAAGCCGACCTCGATCTCCTTGTAGCCCATCTTGACCAGCAGGTCGAACATGGCGCGCTTGCGGGCCGGCGACATGGGGTCGATCAGGGCCTGGTTGCCGTCGCGCAGGTCGGTGGAGAGCCAGCGGGGGGCGGTGGTGACGCGGTTCTGCGGCCAGGTGCGGTCCGGGATGTCGACCTGCTCGTAGCGGCCGTACTTGTGGATCGGCAGGGAACTGGGCTGCTGGCGGTTCGCCATGATGCGGGGGCTCCTCAGGGGGTGTCCGGAAGGACGGCCGACGACGCAGCACCAAGCTCCGCGGGGAGGGAGTCGGCCTCGACTACAGGCCCTCGCCGCGGCAGCTAAGGAGAAGCAGCCCGAAACGCATGATGCGCAGCATGCTAGCCGAGCCTCTCCCGCCGCGTGGGGTCGTATCAGTATGCGGGACCCGGCGCGCAAACGGGACAAAAAGTGCGCTATGCCACTTCGCCATATCACTCGCCACGGAGCGTGAGGGCCGTTGTCCCGGTATTTCACCAATCATGGTGGCGACTAGTGACAGGTTCGTCACGCAGTGCAAGGGTGCCGGGCATGACGACTCACGGGGGCTTCGAGCCCGTCTTCTGCACCATCGTTCCGCCTCATGTCCTCGACAAGCTGGCCCAGGCCGAGGACCCCGCACTCGCCGGTCCCGCCCGCCGCACCCTGCAGCGCGACGCCTTCGAGCGCACCCAGCGCCGCCTCACCACGGTCATCGGCGCCAGTGCCGTCGCCGCGGTCGCCGACGGCAGGCCGCAGCGCACGATCCACGACGCCCGGCACGGCACCGACCTGCCCGGCCACAAGGTCCGCGGCGAGGGGGACAAGCCCGGCAAGGACGCCACCGTCAACCGCGCCTACGCCGGTCTCGGCGCCACCTTCGAGCTGTTCCTCCAGGCCTACCGGCGCGACTCGATCGACGGCAACGGCCTCCCGCTGAACGCGACGGTGCACTACGACCGCGACTACAACAACGCGTTCTGGAACGGCGAGCAGATGGTCTTCGGCGACGGGGACGGCGAGATCTTCCTGGACTTCACCATCCCGATCGACGTCATCGGCCACGAACTCGCGCACGGCGTCACGCAGTACACGGCCAACCTCACCTACTTCGGCCAGCCCGGCGCGCTCAACGAGTCCCTGTCGGACGTCTTCGGCGCCCTGATCAAGCAGTACACGCTCGGCCAGACCGCCGCCGAGGCCGACTGGCTGATCGGCGCGGGCCTGCTCGCCCCGCGGGTGACGGGCACGGCGCTGCGCTCCATGAAGGCGCCGGGCACGGCGTACGACGACGACGTCCTCGGCAAGGACCCGCAGCCCGCGACGATGGACGACTTCGTGCGCACCGGCCGCGACAACGGCGGTGTCCACATCAACTCGGGCATCCCGAACCACGCCTTCTACCTCGCGGCCACGGCCCTCGGCGGGCACGCCTGGGAGCGGGCCGGACAGGTCTGGTACGACGTGCTGACCGGCGGCGAGCTGCGGCAGGACGCGATGTTCGCCGACTTCGCCACGCTCACCGTCAAGGCCGCCCGGGAGCGCTTCGGCGACGGGGAGGAGCTGGACGCCGTCTCGAAGGGCTGGGAGCAGGTCGGGGTGCGGACCCTGTAGTTCCGTACTAGACAGGTGCCATGCGTATTCAGGTGCGGCGCACGGGCGGGTTCGCGGGCATCGAGCGGTATGCCGAGGTGGACACCTCGGGCCGGCCCGATGCCTCCGAGTGGCACACGCTGGCCGAGCAGGCCCTGGCCGCCGGCCGGAGCACGCCGCCGGTCGGCGTCCCGGACGGGTTCAGCTACCAGCTCACCGTGGACGGCAGGACGGTGTACTGCGCGGACCCCCGGCTGACGGACGAGCAGCGGAAGCTGATCTCGCGGGTGCTGAAGGAAGGGGCGTGACGAGGGACGGGGCGTGACGCGGAAGGGGCATGACGGGTCCACGTCACCAGCCGGGCAACAGCTCCTTCCCGCCCGGCCGTTGACTTCCGTTACCGCCGGTACGGATGATCCACCGCATGGCGACTGACGCAGGCAACCCGATCCCCCGCTTCCCGGCCGGCTTCCTCTGGGGCGTGTCCACCTCGGCGCACCAGATCGAGGGCGGCGCGGACGAGCGCGAGCCGTCCGTGTGGGACGCCTTCACGGCCGAGCCGGGACGGGTGAAGGACGGCTCCACGGCGGCGGTGGCCTGCGACCACGTCCACCGCCACCGCGAGGACGTGGCACTCCTGGCCGAGCTGGGCGTGAACGCCTACCGCTTCTCCGTCTCCTGGCCGCGGGTGCGCTCCGGGAAGGGCCTGGACTTCTACGACCGGCTGGTCGACGACCTGTGCGCGGCGGGGGTCCGCCCCGTCCCGACGCTGTTCCACTGGGACCTGCCCGCGGACCTGGACTGGCTGGAGCGGGACACGGCCGAGCGCTTCGCCGAGTACGTGTCCCTGGTGGCCGGCCGCCTCGGCGACCGCGTACCGAAGTGGATCACCCTGAACGAGCCGGCCGAGCACACCCTGCTGGGCCACGCCCTGGGCGTGCACGCACCGGGCAGGAAGCTGCTGTTCGACGCGCTGCCGGTCGCCCACCACCAGCTGCTCGCCCACGGCCTGGCCGTCCGGGCCCTGCGCGCCGCTGGCGCCACGGACATCGGCGTCGCCAACTCGCACGGCCCGACCTGGGCGGCCTCGACGGAGGCGGCGGACCTGGAGGCGGCGGACTTCTACGACCTGCTGCTGAACCGGCTGTTCGCGGACCCGCTGCTGCTGGGCCGGTACCCGGAGGGCATCGGCGAGCTGATGCCCGGGGACGTCGAGGCCGACCTGAAGGTGATCGCCGAGCCGCTCGACTGGTACGGGATCAACTACTACGCCCCGACCCGGGTGGGAGCCCCGCAGGGCGCGGAGATCGAGTTCGGCGGGGTCACCATGCCCGCCGAACTGCCCTTCTCCGTCCGGGAGATCGAGGGCCGGCCGGTCACGGACTTCGGCTGGCCGGTCGTCCCCGAGGGCCTCACCGAGCTCCTCACCACCTTCCGCGACCGCTACGGCGACCGGCTCCCGCCCGTCGTCATCACCGAGAACGGCTGCTCGTACCCGGGCGTCGACGACCAGGACCGCATCGCCTACCTGGACGGCCACGTCCGGGCCCTGCACCGGGCCGTGGAGGCGGGCGTCGACGTGCGCGGCTACTTCGTGTGGTCCCTGCTCGACAACTTCGAGTGGGCGGAGGGCTACGCACGCCGCTTCGGCCTGGTGCACGTGGATTTCGACACCCTGGAGCGGACCCCCAAGGCGTCGTACCACTGGTACCGGGAGCTGCTGAGGGCGCAGGGCCCTACGGCTTGATGCCCACCCCGGTCCAGAGGCTGACCTCGGCGTCCGTGGGGGCCTCGCCCTCGGCGGCGTCCGGGCGCCAGCGGTGGCCGACCGCGACGCCCGGCTCCAGCAGGTCCAGGCCGTCGAAGAAGCGGGCGACGTCCGCCCGGGAGCGGAACTGCACCGGCGTCCCGGCCGAGGTGTAGATGTCGGTGACCTTCTGCCAGGTCGCCGGGTCGAAGTCGGGCGTGCAGTGGCTCAGGGCCAGGGCGCTGCCCGAGGGCACCACGTCCAGCAGGCGGCGCACGATGCCGTAGGGGTCCTGGGCGTCGGTGACGAAGTGCATCAGGGCGTTGAGGGACAGCGCGACCGGGCGGCCCAGGTCCAGGACCTCGGCCAGCTCGGGCGCGTCCAGCAGCGACTGCGGGTCGTTGACGTCCGCCTCGATGTACGTGGTGCGACCCTCGGAGGTGCTGCGCATCAGGCGCTCGGCGTACTTCAGGACGAGCGGGTCGTTGTCGGCGTAGACCACCCGGGCGTCCGGGACGACGGACTGGGCGACCTGGTGGAGGTTGGGCTCGGTGGGGATGCCGGTGCCGATGTCCAGCCACTGGCGGATGCCGTGCTCACGGGCGAGGACGCGGGTGGCCCGGTGCATGAAGGCCCGGTTCTCGCGGGCGCACACGAATATCGCGGGGTAGGCCTCGGCGACCCGCTCGGCCGCCAGCTTGTCGACGTCGAAGTGGTCCTTGCCGCCGAGGTAGTAGTCGTACATGCGGGCGGAGTGCGGCCTGCTGGTGTCGATGTCCCGCGCGGCCTGCGAGTTGCTCATGTGGGGGGCCTCTCGGTGGGGGGTGGTGGTGCGAGTCGGTCCGGTGGGGCTTCAGCGGGCCGTCAGATGGTCGGCGAGGCCCTGCTTGACCCCCGCGACGAACGCGGTGATCTCCTCGGGCGTGTAGATCAGCGCGGGACCGGCGGGATCGGCCGACTGGCGCACCGCCACGCGGCCGTCGGCGAGCTGCTTCGTCTCCACGCACTGGCCCCCGTTCGGGCCGCTCCACGGACGTTCCCAGCCCTGCTCGCCGAGGTCGGACGCGGGCATGCCGTTGTACACGGCTCCCCCGGTGACGGTCATGAGTACTCCTTCCGCATGCGGTTCAACAGCGCCCTGCTGTCCGCGGACGAGGTCTTCAGCGACAGCCGGTTGTGCGCCTCCAGATGGGCCACGACGTCCGCGCGCTGGTCGAGGTAGACGGACGCGGAGAGGATCTCGCTGTAGACGATGTCGGGCAGCTCCCGCTCCTCGAACCGGAAGTAGGTGAAGGGCGCGCACGCCCCGACGTGGGCGCCCGCGTCGAACGGCACGATGTCGACGCTGACGTGCTCCAGCTCGGACGCCTCCAGGAGCCGGTCGATCTGGTCCCGCATCACCTCGGGGCCGCCCACCACCCGGTGCAGCACGGCCTCCTCCATCACCACCCACAGCGTGGGCGCGTCCGGCTTGGTGAGCAGGCCCTGGCGGCGCAGCCGCAGCTCCACGCGCCGGTCGAGGCCGTCCTCACCGTCGTTGGGGAAGCCGCCGCGCAGCACGGCACGGGCGTAGCCGGGCGTCTGGAGCAGGCCCGTGACGTAGTGCGGCTCGTAGGTGCGCAGGGTTCTCGCGCCGGTCTCCAGGCTCACGTAGGCCGTGAACCAGGACGGCATCACATCGCGGTACGGGTGCCACCAGCCGGGCTCGTTGGCCCGCTCGGCCAGGGTGACGAACTCGTCGATCTCCTGCCGGCCGGCCCCGTAGGTCTCCAGCAGCTTCTCGACGTAGAGGATCTTCAGGCCGACCTCGGCCTTCTCCAGGCGGCGGATGGTCAGCGGGGTGACGCGCAGGGCCCTGGCGGCGTCGTCGAGGGACAGGCCCGCGTGCTGCCTGGCCTCCTGGAGCCGGCGGCCCAGGATCATGCGCAGAACGGTGGGGGCACCGGCGCCGGTTCCTGGTCGCGGGTCGCTCACGCCGTGCCTCCTGAGGGGTCGTCATCGCCGCTCGTTCTGCGAGGACTTGAACGATGCGTCGGATCGTTCCGCCCAGGCGGTTCCGTCCTTCTGAAATTATCAGGGAGATGGTTGCAGCGTGAACTGCTCTCCGAGCATAGTTACGTGTGTGACCAGGGTGCCGGAAGCACCAACCCCCACCTCCGGCCGGTCCGTTGCCCGCTCGCCTCTTCCTCGACTTCGCCCACCCCCCACGGAAGGCGATCGCCGTGTCCCCCCACACGACATCCACTCCCCGGTTCCTGGACGCGGTGCGCCCGGACCGCACCGAATGGCTGGAGCTGCCGCCGCAGCGCACCAGTGTCAGAGTCGCCCGTCATGCCATGCAAGCACGGCTGGCCGCGTGGCAGGTGCCCGAGGAGGCGTGCGCGAACGCCGTGCTGCTCGTGTCCGAGCTGGTGACCAACGCTCTGCTGCACACGCTCGGCGAGCGGATCCTGTGCGGCGTCCAGCTGATGACGGACGCGCGTTTCCGGCTGGAGGTGCACGACGGCGACCTC contains these protein-coding regions:
- a CDS encoding response regulator, which gives rise to MTIRVLLADDQTLVREAFAMLVESARDMEVVGRAATGRQAVELARGARPDLVVMDIRMPDLDGIEATRLIAADEDLAGVRVLVLTTYDTDENIVDALRAGASGFLVKDTRPAELLDAIRTVAAGDSLLSPGPTARLIERFLRSPSAPATGGPECLSGREREVLALVARGLNNTEIADALGLSPLTAKTHVSRIMGKLAVRDRAQLVIVAYESGMVTPGSV
- a CDS encoding oligopeptide/dipeptide ABC transporter ATP-binding protein; this translates as MNALVELSGTHVVHKARSGGLFTRDRVYALTGADLAIAPGETIGVVGESGCGKSTLARVLVGVERPTRGTVSFRGRDLWSMPAAERRRAVGGSTGMIFQDPSTALNRRLTVRRILRDPLDVHDRGTRAQRDERVRELMSLVGLPRALADALPGQLSGGQRQRVAIARALSLDPDLVVADEPTSALDVSVRAQILNLLLDLKERLGLALVFVSHDIQTVRRMSDRVITMYLGRIVEETPAALVTDRARHPYTRALFSATPGLLHPVDPIPLAGPVPSATRPPSGCPFRTRCWKADGTCAERMPGFSAASAPSHRFRCHHPVREDESTRDLVHRRDPMEAP
- a CDS encoding sensor histidine kinase — protein: MMPVQAPTTPQATWSRSAERIMAAINRDPLTAPHALRNDALLAVSVAVVAAALALFVDDGRRPDALGWALLLVSHVPLVWRRRRPVLVLVAVITCVFPYHFLDYPHTAATQAAYVALYTVAVTGRPLRTVLVGIGVITMAVGVLLTISAQEALGLLKASGWVVAVLFCGVDVRFYRQYVASIVERAERAERTREEEARRRVAEERLRIARDLHDLLAHSITLIGVQTSVAAHVLSADPERLDRETVAKALDDIAETCRSARGELRTTLEVLREHGSPDARGPLPGLDGLPDLAEAARLAGARVEQTVRIRQAPPAVGAAAYRIVQEALTNAVRHAGPGPAVQVELAERQGVLHLSVRDDGTGPGRGGTPGFGLVGMRERARSVGGTLDAGPRTGGGFEVTAVLPLTTTGERDG
- a CDS encoding dihydrodipicolinate synthase family protein produces the protein MTFTPLTGVIPPVCTPLTPDGEVDVPSLLRLVDHLVAGGVRGLFVLGSTSEAAFLPDRQRRLVVESVTGHVGGQLPVLAGAIDMTTPRVLDHVASVTAAGADAVVVTAPFYTRTHPAEIARHYRAVAAASPVPVIAYDLPVAVHTKLPADVVLELAADGVVAGLKDSSGDLAAFRQVVTGVRERRGITGFSVLTGSELIVDAALAIGADGTVPGLGNVDPHGYVRLDGLCRAGDWEGARAEQERLCALFGMVSVGDPARMGPNSSAIGAFKAALHLRGVIDCPATAQPQIPLSPDEVEQVGKHLAAAGLL